A stretch of DNA from Equus asinus isolate D_3611 breed Donkey chromosome 20, EquAss-T2T_v2, whole genome shotgun sequence:
TCCTAGAACCTAGGGCGAAGGAGGCCAGAGCAGACAAAGCCGTTCTCCCTGTGCTTTTTGGtactttcagattttattttattttcccttttaccGGTTTTTCAGAATTTAAGTGTTTGAATTGCTAATGCATTCACATGGTTCCCACATCAAGAACTATCGAGCACGGTCATCTTGGCAGATGCTGACAGTATGTTTGAGAAAATTCAATATCCGTTCTTAAAAAGGCAACTGTAGCaggggccttttttttttttttttgaggaagattagccctgagctaacatctactgccaatcgtcctctttctgctgaggaagcctggccctgagctcacatccatgcccatcttcctctactttatatgtgggacgcctaccacagcatggcttgccaagtggtgccatgtctgcacccgggatccgaaccggcgaaccacCACGCCAGGCCCAGCAGGGGCCTTCTGTCATGAGCTGTCACACAGCCATTGAATCTGTGCACGTGGGTCTCAAAGCCCTGGTCTTAAGCTTAATGGTGGGGTTCTAGAAGCATCTTCTCTAAAATCAGGGACAAGGGGGCCGTCTCCACTTTCCTTTAACTTTCTCATAGAGTTACTGACCAAAgcagacaagaaaaataattcagaggCGTGAACACTGACAACGAATGGGAAACACTGTCCCTGTTCGTAGGAGCTTGTGTACTTACGAACACGGGTACTAGAAACCCCAGGAAAGTACCGTACGCCACAGGAGGGTTCAGGAAGGAACAAAGGATCAGATTAATGAACAGAAACTAGTAGTTTTTTAACAAAGCCAGTTTTGAAGATACAACAGGAGAAAAGATAGCAACAAAAGAGGGAAGAGTCTCGGAATAAATGTAGTAAGCATCTCGGGAGACAGGTTGGAAGAACAGTTGAAAGTGCCCCTGAGGGACTCGGGAGACAGCTGGGTGGGATGTCCTAAACATCGTCTGTGCGCGACAGTAAGTCACAGACAGAGCGCCCCACCCCCGAGTGTGCAGCCAGGCACGTGGCCGTCTGGGTCTGCAGTCAGTGTGGGGCACGTGCTGACCTCGCCGCCCCTTCCCCCAGACGAAGGCCTTCATCCACCACGAGCTGCTGGCCTACCTGTACTCGTCGTCGGACCAGAGCAGCCTCATGGAGGAGTCGGCCGACCAGGCCCAGCGGCGGGACGACATGCTGCGCATGTACCACGCGCTCAAGGAGGCGCTCAGCATCATCGGGGACATCAGCACCAGCACCGTGTCCACGCCCGTGCCCCCGCCTGTCGACGACACCTGGCTCCAGAGCGCCAGCAGCCACAGGTCCGGACAGCCTGGTCACCTGTGTGCTGCAGGGGCTGCCGCCTGCGGGGCCCCAACTCCCACCGTGTGTCCCCCAGAtgtgggtggggtggaggagccCGACCCCGGATGGCGCAGTGCCCGGGCTACCCCCAGGGGGAGCTGCTGCCCCACCTAGGCCTGATGGGCCCAGAGAGAAGGGTTAAGGCTCGGCTGTCTTCTGGTGCCTTCTATGGGTTAAGCCCAGATGgaaaccagagaaggcaggaggCCCAGGGACGCCAGCGACAGGTCCTGGAGCACAGAGCCccgccagaggtgggggtggggaggctccAGAGGCCCTAACCAGGATGTTCCCTCCCCACGGCCACCCCAGAGCTGTTAGATGGAAATGAGACCGGTACGGGTAGCTCAGAGCATCGAGCGGGGACCCCTAACCAGTGACAGGGCAGGTGGTGGCAGGAGAGGGTCGGTCAGGAAAATCTCGTAGAGGGTGCCAGCCCTGCCGAGACCTCCGAGCCATGGAGTTCCCTAGGGAGGGGGCACAGTGTCCAGCGTGGGGAGTGGGGTGCCCAGGCCAGGGGGAGCCATGGGGCCGCGGGCCCTGCAGCCTCTGAGGGCACTTGGACTTGATTTGGAGGGCGGGGCTGGGCTCTGGAAGGATCTGTGAGAGAGCGATGCCTGTGGGAGCGAGGGCAGAGGGACATGGGACAGGTGCCGAGCCCTGGCTCAGGTTTTGGGTGGGAGCAGGGCCGTCACTTAGTAGGTCTGGAGGGAAGGAGGATGCCAGCCCGCGTCACAGAGGAGGCCCCCGCGGCCAGCTCACACTGTCTCCTTCCTCCACAGCCCCACTCCACAGCGCCGACCCGTGTCCAGCATGCAccccccgggccggccccccgcAGTGAGGGGCCCCACCCCGGGGCCCCCCCTCATCCCCGTGCCCGTGGGCGCAGCAGCCTCCTTCTCGGCGCCCCCCATCCCGTCCCGACCAGGCCCCCAGAGCGTGTTCGCCAACAATGACCCCTTCTCGGCCCCGCCTCAGATCCCGTCTCGGCCGGCGCGGATCCCACCCGGCATCCCCCCAGGAGTGCCCAGGTAAGCCTGGCCCCCCACCGCCTGCCTCCAGAGCCAGCAGCCTGCACCCTGCCACCGCATCCCCAGTGGgctggtggggaaactgaggcccagagaggccaagtCACCTGCCCAAACTCACAGAGCAGCGGAGTCAGGGTGTCCTCTGCCTGAGCAGGTGGCCCCTCCACAGCTCGGGACCCCTCACACGGGGCCCCTTCTCCTGGTTTTGACCCTTGTTCCTTCCTGAGGACACACATGCTCAGCCAtggctccccctgccccacctcaccccGCCCTGCGGGCCGGGCTCTTCTCCGCATTTCTCCCCCGAGGAACCTGAGGTCACAGCGGGCGGGGGACTTGCTCAGGGTTGCGGAGCAAGCAAGTGACCACGGGGGCCAACGCCTGGGCTTGGCAGCCTCCCTCCTGGCCCCCGCAGGCTTCGGAGCATCCAGCACCGGGGGCACCCTGGGGCGGGCTGGGGGCCTGGGTGCTTGGCCTGCCCTGCTTCGACCTCACTCGCTCTCCCCTCCCCGTGTGTCTGTATTCTCTCTGCAGCAGAAGACCCCCGGCTGCGCCCAGCCGGCCCACCATTATCCGCCCCGCCGAGCCATCACTGCTCGACTAGGCCATGGGCGTGCGCTCGGGCAGGAGCTTCGGTGGTCTGGGCGCCCCCAGGACCAGGCTCCCTGCAGCTCCCCGCAGCTGGACGGCACCGGGCGGGGCTGGGAGCCGGGCGTTGCACTTTGCGGGAGGGGGGCCTGGGTAGCCGAGGGAGCGGCCCCCGAGGGCCATCCTGAACGAGGACCGGGCTGGGGTGGGCCGCTTCTCCAGCCGGGAGAGCCCGCGTAGACCAGGCCTCTGACCCTGGGCACCCAGGGTGCCTGTGCCCGGTCTTCCCACGGTGGCGCCGGCCCTGCCCGAGTTGTACATATTCCTTCCTGGGCCGAGCACAGCCTGGCCCTGGCTGCCGGAGGTGCCTTTGCCAGGGCCGCAACCCTCGGCCCTGGCCGTCCTCGCTCTCCCCTCCTTCAGCCCCTCCTCCCGGTCCCCAGGGCTTCTTGGGCTCAGGGCTGAGTGGGTGGGGCCTCTGGGCTCCCCACGGGGTGGGCCCCAGGCGGCCTCGCTGAGCAGACCTCCTCGCTCACCCCTCGCTCGGTTTGACCACTGTAAGTGCCTGCACTCTGTCCtattaataaactaaaataaaggGAAGAAGCTTCTGGCAGCGGCTGCTGGGCCTTTTGTGTTGCGTTCAGACTGAGGGCGTGGGCTGCGCACCGGCCCCCAGCAGGCCTCTGCGGAGGGCCCTGTCCCTCCCACGTGGTCCCCACCCCTCACTCATGggggctctgctgcctctggaggGAACCATGCTCTAGAGGGGAGGCCACTTCCTTCCCTTAGTGGGGGCAGGTCCTCCCTGCGCCCCCACTGCCCCCACATACACAGGCCTGGCCGTGCCCCGGACACTGTGCTGGCCGgcaggccccctccccacccccgcagTCCTGAGGACTTGCCCCCGGTCCCCTTCTGCCCTCTCGGGGGCCCAGGCCTTCTGGCCCAGCTGGGGACACGGTTGAAGTtggctttctgatttttctcttgtgcCCAGGCGACCACCTCCATCGGCTCCTGCCCGACCTTTCTTCTGAGCTTCGTGGAGACCCCTCCCGCCTGCTTGGCTGCCCCCTGGGGACAGGGCTGTCCCGGCTGGTGTCCCTGAGCCCCAGTCACCAAGCTCTGGGATTTTTTGACCATAATTTATTGACTCCGGTGCCCAGGCCAGACCGCCCTCTGTTCCGTGAGCCCTGTGCAGGTTTTGGCCGGCCACCCCTCAGCCCTGTCTGGGGCTCCTGCTGGAGGGTGGGAGGGCCAGGTGGTCTGACCTCACACCCAGTTTGCCCTCCGCTGGGCCGAGGGACCCGGGCCCTTCCTGTGAATAAAGCAACCATCCTGGCGAGAACACTTCGGCCGCATCTTCTTGCCAGCCCCTGGCACGAGCAGGCGCCCAGGCAGCAGCcaccagagaggaaggaaggcacGGGGCCCAGAGGCAGCCAGGGCCAGTAGGGGAAGGGCGTTTGCCTCCTGGGCCTGTCCCGCACCGAGCAGGGCCGGTGCCCCTTGAAGACTCGGGGTAAGGCACATTCAGGAGGGGacaggggcagggctggcagaTCCACGGGGTCCGTTCCAACGCGGCGGAGCCCCCACGCACCATCTCCAGGAACACAGACGCAGCCGCTGAGCCCCCTCCCGGAGGGCCAGGCCTGCCAGGGGGCCCCCTCCACGCCCAGACCACAGAGCCTCCTGGCCCTTGGGAGACTAATTTGGGGAAGGGACCCCAAATCTCACACGCGTGCACCCGCTCCCCTCCTGTCTCCTGGTCGTCCTTCCGGGGCGGGGGCTACGTAGGCACAGGGCGCTTGTCCTGGAAGAAGCGCTTGAGCGTGCAGACCTGCAGCACGGCCACCAGCAGCAGCACGGCCACGTTCACGGCCGACCAGAAGTTGACCCGCTCCAGGTTGCCCTCCTGCAGGTTGCGGTCACGCGCCTCGAAGGCCCGCAGCAGCGTCAGCATCTGGATGCTGCGCTCCAGCCGGGTCCTCATGGTCTCGATGGACTCCtagggggcagagagaggaggagggtcaGGGCTCTGTCCTGCGGGATGGGGTGAGAGTTCGTGTTTGGGGGGACGGGGCAGAGACAGCTGGGAACACGGACTCTGTGACCAGCCTGCCTGAGTCTAAATCCTCACTCTGCCACTCCCTGGCTGTGAGACTGTGagcaagttagttaacctctctgggcctcagaattGCTGTGAGAATTGAATGCTTAAATAAGTATAAGGAATGTATTTACTAGTGGTTAATAAGTAGCAGCTGCTGAAGCaagactgtctgggttcaaatatTGGCTCTGCCAGTTGCTGGCTGTGTGGACTTTGGAGAGTTACTTAGGcatcctgtgcctcagtttccccaactgtaaatGGAGAATAATTAGAGCACACTACCTATAGGGTGGTTATGGAGATTTAGGGAGTTATTTAAGCCCTTAAAACAAGGTTTACACCTAGAAATGTGCTGTAATTTTAACTGGGGGCTGCTACTGTTCGAATTAAGTTGGGAGCACCAATATGTAGGGGAGGCTGGGTCAGGCCAAGGGGGACCCAAGTCAAGGTGGCAGGGCAGGGGCACACTGCTGCCCAATGCCAGCCATCTGGGAGGAGTGGCCCCGGCTGTGCCTGGCGCACCTTGATGTCCTCCATCTTGACGTCCAGCATCTCCTCGGGCTCCACGGCCTCTGCCCAGCCCTCCACCTCTTCATCGTCCTGCAGGCTGTCAAAGATGAGCTCGAAGAACACCAGCTTCTCCGAGATGGTGCTGAAGGAGTTGTCAAAGCACAGCCTGTAGTCCCCGGCCTCCGTGGGCTCCACCCTGGGcaggcagacagacacacagacgtgACCCTGAGCGGCCAGCCAGGCGGACTTGGCGAGGCAGGCAGGGCGGTAACCCGAGGCCGctggggcggggcagggctgTAATCGAGCAGGGCAGGCAGCGGACTGAACTCACGTGTGCACCCCGTCTGCCTTGCGGGACTCGCTGACCAGCAGCACGCCCTGAGGGCTCTCCAGCGTGAAATCCACGTCCAGCCCGGCTCCTCCGATCACCTGGGGGGCAGGTAAGAGGGCGGAGGGCTACGGTAGAACAAGGGCGGGACTCGGGGCCTACCTGAGCCTGACACCTACCCCTGGAACCCAGTCCTGCCCCAACCGGTCCCTCTGGCCGCGCCCCTCGCCTCGGCCGCGTGCCCATTGATAAGACAGCTTCGGGATCGGCTCTTTCATCTGGCCACGTCCCAGTCCGAAGTCCTTGATCGACGTTTACCTGGCCACGCCCTGACTTGGCCACGCCCAAAGTAAGGCAAAAGAGGCCCCGCCTTCTTCCCTTAGCCCCACCCCCGGGAAAGCGTCATATTGGCCACGCCCTTTCGGGGGCATGTCCTGGACACGCCCACCAACTCCCACAATCCGCGCAACCCCGTTTCTTTGGCCACGCCCACGCGCGAGATGCCTCCACTCTGGAGACTCCCTCTCCTTCCGGTGGCCCCGCCCCCTCGGGCGGCCTCCCTCTAGACCCGCCTTTTTCCACTGCTCCCACCCCTTCCGCTCCCAcgcgctggccccgccccctccgtCGCGCtcccctggctccgcccccgcgcTCCTATGCACGGgctcctcccctttccctcttGAGTGCCCGCCTCGCTTCGGCCGCGTGGCCACGCCCCCTCTCCGTGGCCCCGCTCGCTCCCGGGCCCGCGACCCTCTACCTGGTACTCGGTCTCGAGGCTGGCGTTGGCCGGCGCGGACTGGTAGAAACACTGCTTCCTCCCCGCAGGCAGCAGGAACGTGAACTCGCCGTCCTGGATCGGCGggggccctgcccctcccacccccgctGGCGGCAGTAGTAGCCACAGGGCTAAGGCTAGGGCCGCGCCGGCCGCCATCATCCGGGTCACCCTCGGTCTGCTAACGGGTCGCGGCTCCTTTAAGGGCTAGCCCTGCCCCCTCTGCTACTCGGCGGAGCTCATTGGCAGCCGCTTCTGCCCGTCGTGCGAAACCAGCAGAGCTAAGAGTGAAGGACCCCCTGAGAGTCTAGCTGCCCGAATGAATGCCTGATGCGCCTAAAAACACTCAACCTTCTAGGGAAGTCTTTCTGACAGATGTCCACTTCTGGTCTCAATCGCTGGTGggggaaaatgacaaaaataagcaCCATGGTGGTACATTCTTCTCAGGCAAAAGTTAAGATAACTAAGGTGGAAGCGGCCGGGTCTTTTTAAGGCGCCTCTCTACGGTTTTTCCCAGAGTACACCGCGCGCGACGACCGTTGGGCGATGCAGTGTGATTGGAGCAGATCCAAAATAGCGGCTGGGCATGGGCCTGCGCGCGACCCGTAGGGCCGGCCTATAAAAAGGCTCAGGTGGGGCGGGGTGGAGACCCTTTCGTATCAACGTGGTCCCACATTCGAGCTCGACGCCTCATTGCTTTTGCGCTTTAGCACCATCATTTATGTGCTTCCTCGTCTGTGAATTGGGGATGGTGAGCACTGAGTGAGACGAGGCCTGGCCCATAGTGAGTCCGCAGAGGGGCGTGGCCCACCCTTCACGCAAGGGTCTCAAACTCGGGGGCCGGCGGGTAAACAGAGTGATCGGAGCGGTCCAGGGTGAGGAACACCACAGCCCAGGTGCTCAGAGTCCGCAGAGAAGCGAGGCGCGGAGAGTGTGGGCCTGGGAGCCACGTGGCCTCGCCCCGCCCTTTACTCGCAGTCACCCTGCCGGCCTctatgttctcatctgtaaaatgggggtgatgctAGACCCACCTCATCGGGCtgctgtgaagactaaatgagaggATGCTGGTTCAGTGCTTGGCACGTCGCGGGCGCTCAGTGAATATCATGTGTTAGGGTCCAGGTTCGTCGCCCCCCAGTTAACCTCTCCCGCAGGTGCTTAGATGGTTCGGAGGCGACCTCCCTCGGGGAAGCGGACAGACAGGCAAAGAAGTCTGGAGGAATGGGCTCTACCTGGTGATTCCATGTAAACGCAAGAAGAAATATTTAGACGGAAATGTTGAGTCTTTAAAGATAGGCTGGGGAGGAGCTGGCAGCTGGTGACAGTGACTCTTCAAACACAGCTGGTGGCTGTCAGCTCTTTCCCGCGGCGAGAACTTGGGCAAACAGCACCACTTCGTAATGTCAGCGTTTGTGTGAGGTCGTGCCCGTACTGCCTTTCTCTCCAGGTGTTTCTCCTCCGACGTTTTGAAGTAGCCGAGGAGAAagggtgattcttttttttttaatgaggtgaAAGTCACGTGGCGTGAAATTAACCACGGTTAAGTGGACAACTCGGCGCGTTTAGTACATTCACGAGGGTGTGCAACCACcacttccaaaacattttcatcccGCCCCAAAGGAAACCCTGTGCCCGTTAAGCAGTGATTCCTCAGTCCCGCTCACCCCAGATTCTGGCCACCGCCAGTCTGCCTCTGTGGATTAGTAAATCCGGTAGGTTctgaatattttgtataaatggagaTGTGACCATcgtgtctgacttctttcccttagcatgatGTTTCGAGTTTCATCACCTTGGCATCTATCAGCACGcagttcctttttatggctgaatagtactcCCTTggatggatggaccacattttatgcattcacctgttgatggacatttgggtcgttCCCACCTTTGGGCAGTTGTGAATCGTGCTGCTAAGAACACGTGTGTACGTGTATAGTTATGCATCGCTTAGTGACAGATATATTCGGAGATATGAGTCGCTAGGCAGTTTGTCCTTGTGCAAGCATCATAGAGTgcccttacacaaacctagacggtccAGCCTCCGACACACCCAGGCTACAAGATACTCATCTTAATGGGATCACAGTCCCTATAGATGAGGTCCGTCTTTGACCGAATCGTTGTTATGCGGCTCATGACTGTATTTGTGTGAGTGTCTGCTTCTGGGTCTTCTGTTTCTGTGCGTGGGAAGGAAGTTGCTGGGTCATGATAATTCTATgcttaatttcttgaggaattgCCAATCTTtgccacagtggctgcaccattttacattcccaccaaccgcgtatgagggttccactttctccacatcctcatcagcgcTTGTTAGTTTCCgttgtatttcttattattgccATCCTGAGGAGTGTgaaatggcatctcattgtggttttggtttccatttccctgatgttgaggatcttttcatgtgcttcctgcctatttgtgtgtcttctttggtctattcaagtcttttgcccattttaaaattgggttgtttgtctttttgttgttgagttatgagttatttatatattagggagagaaaaaaggaagaaagcaacaaGGAACAGTGAAAATCCCCTCAtgctggtcctgtggccaaggggttaagtttgtacaatctgctttggtggcctggggttcaccagttcggatcctgggcccacaCCTacgcaccactcgtcaggccatgctgtggcggtgtcccacatagaagaactagaatgacttacaactaggatatacaactatgcactggggctttggggagaaaagaaaaaaaggaggaagattggcaacagatgttagcttagggccaatcttcctcagccaaaaaaaaaagcataaaagaaaggGCAActcatataattaaaaaaaagaataaaagaagaaagaagatccTCTTATGCTCTCTACAGAGCTAAGCCGGTGTTTCTTCAATGCTTCGCCCGGGCGTTTACAACTCTGCCATAGCTTTCGCTTCCTGTTTGCACCAAGCCTGGAAATCAGCCAGAGATGAAAGCTTAGGGTCTCCTCGGGCCTCCTCTGAGCATTTGTCCTGCCCTCGACATGCATATTGCATTCTAAACTCCCCAGTATATATGGGTGCTTTTGAATGCCCTAACTACCCAGAGAAActttttcttccagcttttgcCACGTCTGTCGTTGTCCGCAGTTGCCATCTTTTGTCCCAGGCAACTGTGGGTTCCTCCTGTGCCTTACGGTGTTTGGCAGGAACGCATTCTGAGTTCAACAGATGGGCGTCTCAAACAGTCCTGCAGCAGCCCCCAGACACATCAGGACAGAGGAACACAATCCTGTGAGAATGAGGGTCGCTCTGCTCCCTCAGCAGCCGGGGACCAGGGCCCCATCCTGGGAGCACAGACCTCCGTCCGCCCTGCTGGATGGAGACGAGGGAAGAGCGGGGAGAACGCGGCGAACCTTTCCTGCCGTGTTCAAGTTGCCTTCTTCTCAACTCAGCATTCGCTTGGCTGGCATAACCCTTTGGCTGTTTTATTGAGTTCCGATAAAGTTGATTCTGACCATTTTTGCTCgatttgtcaatttttccttGGAGGGACAAGCCCTTGGAGTTACAGACTCCGCCACTTTCGCTGAAGTCTGGATTCTGAATGGGTGATTCTTGTTTCTCTCCAGTAAACAAACACACTCTCCAAgtattcaagaaatgtttactgacactgtgaataaaacagacactgTCCACGTCCTCGTGGAGCTGTCATCTCAGTGTGGGAGCCAGACCAGACACAAGCAAGGTCAGCACTAAGAGGATTTCAGGAAGCTGTAGGCACTAAGAAGTAAATGCTAGGTGGCAGGGGGGTGGCTCGGTTTGCCTGGGCgaaatcagggagggcttcctgaggAGGTGGCATGGTAGCTGAGACTCGAAGTagaagggagaggaggccagCAGAGAGAACAGTGCCCTGAGGTCAGAGGCACTCCGAGGGTTCCAGGGGCAAagggagatggggtggggagcGCTCAGCACAGGCCACATCATGTGGGGTCCCCCTTCCCTTTGTAGCGTTGGCCTCACAGCAGCATGGGCTTCGAACAACCATGGGGAGTTTGCAGACTGGCTCCTGGACCCCAGGGAGTCCCCACCCCTTGTTGAGTTCCCTTCCCCCTGCCACTGACTCCTCATCGTGCCTCTTAAGGGTGCGTCTCGGTGATAGCTGACCGGTACAGGTCTGTGTGGCTGTTTTTCTGAATCCGAAATTCCAGGTTATGGATTCCTGCCCCATTTTAGATGCTCCCAGGACGAAATCCTCACATACATCCAAGGCCCTTCACACATATTATTCCTCTGGCTAGAATGCCCAGAATCTCCTTCTCAGGCTTTTAGAGTCAAataccacctcctccaggaagccttcctagaAGCTGCTGAAGCTGGTTCAGAGCCGCCTCGGTGGCTGCCTCCATCGTAGCGCTTCACCAGCTGGACTCTCGGCTGCTTGTCTGACTCGCACACAAACTCTGgagtcctggaggaagggagctGCCTCATGCATCACGGCGTCCCTGACACCCAGCACTGTTCTGGGCTCCTGGTGACATCAGTAAACAGTCAGTGGAATAAATAATCCAGGAGTATGTCTCCTACACATGCAAGACAGAGCTACAAAAATAGACCTGGagcggggccggcctggtggcgcagccgtcaagtgcgcatgttctgctttgccggcccagggttcgccggtttggatcctgggtgcgggcatggcaccgctcatcaagtcatgctgtggcaggcatcccacatatac
This window harbors:
- the TMED1 gene encoding transmembrane emp24 domain-containing protein 1, which translates into the protein MMAAGAALALALWLLLPPAGVGGAGPPPIQDGEFTFLLPAGRKQCFYQSAPANASLETEYQVIGGAGLDVDFTLESPQGVLLVSESRKADGVHTVEPTEAGDYRLCFDNSFSTISEKLVFFELIFDSLQDDEEVEGWAEAVEPEEMLDVKMEDIKESIETMRTRLERSIQMLTLLRAFEARDRNLQEGNLERVNFWSAVNVAVLLLVAVLQVCTLKRFFQDKRPVPT